One window of Corynebacterium sp. P3-F1 genomic DNA carries:
- a CDS encoding zinc-dependent metalloprotease produces MVNGFGFSFPNDDGDDQDRNRDDRDREDRGGRDDQSNPFGQFSFTFGNGGGANFGGNLGDILGQFGEMLSGMGAPGQQSQPSDNPKRDPVNYDVALRTARREIKDPKGATANDRTAVTESTRLANLWLDDASALPDSGARPEAWSADDWLTNTLPTWKRLVSPVAEHMDRAQLEAMPEQAREIFGPISQMLGHFNSMNFGARLGQALGNLANQALTGNDFGLPVAPSGIIGVVPKNIEPISDQLSVPGQEVLVYISAREAARQRLFTHVPWLVERIVSSVEEYSVGLELDTSHIEEQIRNLDLESGDPAKLQEAIQGMQDVDIAPRVTSRNAAAASRLETLLALVEGWVEVVVEDALGQRIPSTAALTESWARRRATGGSAEHAFNNIVGIELGTPKTNEAAQLWRRATEAVGVDRRDKVWDHPDFLPTAEHLDNPAAFIDTLLDDAADAQFDEEIAKLEEMLSNEPGPSEDDRPTDQSDED; encoded by the coding sequence ATGGTTAACGGATTCGGGTTCTCTTTCCCCAACGACGACGGCGACGACCAGGATCGCAACCGCGACGACCGTGATCGTGAGGATCGCGGGGGCCGCGACGATCAGTCGAACCCGTTCGGCCAGTTCAGCTTCACCTTCGGCAATGGCGGCGGCGCGAACTTCGGCGGCAACTTGGGTGACATCCTCGGCCAATTCGGCGAGATGCTCTCCGGCATGGGCGCACCGGGCCAACAGAGCCAGCCGAGCGACAACCCCAAGCGTGATCCGGTGAATTACGACGTGGCGTTGCGCACAGCCCGCCGCGAGATCAAGGATCCGAAAGGGGCGACGGCGAACGACCGCACCGCGGTGACCGAGTCGACCCGCCTAGCCAACCTGTGGCTCGACGACGCATCCGCGCTGCCTGATTCCGGCGCGCGCCCGGAGGCGTGGAGCGCCGACGACTGGCTGACTAACACCCTACCTACCTGGAAGCGCCTGGTCAGCCCCGTGGCGGAGCACATGGACCGCGCCCAGCTCGAGGCAATGCCGGAGCAGGCCCGCGAAATCTTCGGCCCGATCTCGCAGATGCTCGGCCACTTCAATTCCATGAACTTCGGTGCCCGCCTCGGCCAGGCGCTCGGCAACCTGGCCAACCAGGCTCTAACCGGCAACGACTTCGGCTTGCCGGTGGCACCGAGCGGGATCATCGGCGTTGTGCCGAAGAATATCGAGCCGATCTCCGATCAGCTCTCTGTTCCGGGACAGGAAGTGCTCGTGTACATCTCCGCGCGCGAGGCCGCACGCCAGCGACTGTTCACCCATGTTCCGTGGCTGGTGGAGCGCATCGTCTCTTCGGTCGAGGAGTACTCGGTGGGCTTGGAGCTGGACACCTCCCACATCGAGGAGCAGATCCGGAATCTGGATTTGGAGTCCGGGGATCCGGCGAAGCTTCAGGAGGCGATCCAGGGCATGCAGGACGTGGACATAGCACCGCGCGTGACGTCCCGCAACGCCGCAGCCGCATCACGCCTGGAGACACTGCTCGCCCTCGTCGAAGGATGGGTGGAAGTCGTTGTGGAAGATGCCCTCGGCCAACGCATCCCGTCCACAGCCGCTCTGACGGAATCGTGGGCGCGCCGCCGCGCAACGGGTGGATCTGCCGAGCACGCGTTCAACAACATCGTCGGCATCGAGCTGGGCACCCCGAAGACGAACGAGGCAGCACAGCTGTGGCGCCGCGCCACCGAAGCAGTGGGTGTGGACCGCCGCGACAAGGTGTGGGACCACCCCGACTTCCTCCCCACTGCGGAGCACCTAGACAACCCGGCGGCGTTCATCGACACGCTGCTGGACGACGCGGCGGATGCCCAGTTCGATGAAGAGATCGCCAAACTGGAGGAGATGCTCTCCAACGAGCCGGGACCGAGCGAGGACGACCGCCCGACGGACCAAAGCGACGAGGACTAG
- a CDS encoding PDZ domain-containing protein encodes MEKPAADNIEPQGARSSAVIWGGIPLLIMAVLLVLGGIPGTPIKLTVPFAAESAGPTFNTLADVDGTPVIQIEGGEIDETSGSLDMTTVSVRTNMTMGQALGRWLFSHDTLVPIGQVLPQNMTDEELKQHNEASFVASEAAATVAAMKHLGEPTKVIVHDVLDGTAAAGELGANDTITAVDGKEVAEPQQVQDTVRTKKPGDEVTITYTRGEEGSREVTVALGKNPEDEDLPLLGITMTSEPAGDINVTYNLNDVGGPSAGMIFSLAVIDKLSPGELNGGRNVAGTGTIDEDGSVGPIGGITHKIEGARDGGAELFLAPEKNCAEARKADSGDMVVAKVGTLDDAISAMHAFSSGQPVETCQAS; translated from the coding sequence GTGGAAAAGCCCGCAGCAGACAACATCGAGCCCCAAGGCGCACGCAGCAGCGCAGTCATCTGGGGCGGGATCCCGCTCCTCATCATGGCGGTCCTGTTGGTCCTGGGCGGAATTCCGGGCACGCCGATCAAACTGACGGTGCCGTTCGCGGCGGAAAGCGCCGGCCCCACCTTCAATACCCTCGCCGATGTCGATGGAACTCCTGTCATTCAGATCGAGGGGGGCGAGATCGACGAGACCTCGGGCTCTCTGGACATGACCACCGTGTCCGTGCGCACGAACATGACAATGGGGCAGGCACTCGGCCGTTGGTTGTTCTCCCATGACACGCTCGTCCCCATCGGGCAGGTCCTTCCGCAGAACATGACGGATGAGGAGCTCAAACAACACAATGAGGCTTCTTTTGTTGCTTCGGAGGCGGCGGCAACCGTTGCCGCGATGAAGCACCTGGGCGAACCGACCAAAGTGATCGTCCACGATGTTCTCGACGGCACCGCGGCCGCGGGAGAGTTGGGGGCAAACGACACGATCACCGCAGTCGACGGCAAAGAGGTCGCTGAGCCGCAGCAGGTGCAGGACACCGTCCGCACGAAGAAACCGGGCGACGAGGTCACCATCACCTACACGCGCGGGGAGGAGGGGAGCCGCGAGGTGACGGTTGCCCTGGGCAAGAACCCAGAGGACGAGGACCTGCCGCTGCTCGGCATCACCATGACTTCAGAGCCCGCCGGGGACATCAACGTCACCTACAACTTGAACGATGTTGGCGGTCCCAGCGCCGGCATGATTTTCTCGCTCGCAGTCATCGATAAACTCTCGCCCGGCGAGCTCAACGGGGGTCGCAATGTCGCGGGCACCGGCACCATCGACGAGGACGGCTCCGTGGGCCCCATCGGGGGCATCACCCACAAGATCGAAGGCGCGCGCGACGGCGGCGCCGAGCTCTTCCTCGCGCCCGAGAAGAATTGCGCCGAAGCACGCAAGGCAGACAGCGGTGACATGGTTGTTGCGAAAGTGGGCACGCTTGACGACGCCATCTCTGCCATGCACGCCTTCTCCTCCGGCCAGCCGGTGGAGACGTGTCAGGCTAGTTAG
- a CDS encoding PPA1309 family protein, translating to MPQLQRPQQALNKAMVEAVEFVHAEGWDASPTLFALVPTELVADQLASLEEEADSPITLIVQEDMPEHIQPGSDELGDYLTRLVWPEEIAGLVLAQEIMFKDTAEASADAARPARLFSGVLRDKGVEQTLLQLRPTDEELEEAGPFAQDDIQLRGGPGVAPAVLGALRYSLDNQDDLDDEVFDEDLD from the coding sequence TTGCCGCAGTTACAACGCCCCCAACAGGCTCTGAACAAGGCCATGGTGGAAGCTGTCGAGTTCGTGCACGCCGAAGGTTGGGACGCCTCCCCCACCCTGTTTGCACTGGTACCCACCGAATTGGTGGCGGACCAACTGGCATCGCTTGAGGAGGAAGCGGATTCACCGATAACACTGATTGTGCAGGAAGACATGCCGGAGCACATTCAGCCAGGTTCGGACGAGTTGGGGGATTACCTGACGCGGCTCGTCTGGCCGGAAGAGATCGCCGGGCTAGTGCTGGCCCAAGAAATCATGTTCAAGGACACCGCCGAGGCTTCGGCCGACGCCGCGCGCCCGGCTCGGTTGTTTTCGGGGGTACTACGCGATAAGGGAGTCGAGCAGACACTGCTGCAGCTGCGCCCGACGGACGAGGAGCTCGAAGAAGCAGGCCCGTTCGCGCAAGACGACATTCAGCTTCGCGGCGGCCCGGGGGTGGCACCGGCTGTTCTCGGTGCGCTGCGCTACAGCCTGGACAACCAGGATGACCTGGATGACGAAGTCTTCGACGAGGACTTAGACTAA
- a CDS encoding UPF0182 family protein, with amino-acid sequence MATRLNRPRPKPGKSSNKFAILMGIIALVLFLVPMIVGLYTDFRWFGELDYRGVFTKTILARIVLFLIFGALGAAITWAAAFFAWRGRERDSDFAILSDPNSPMTINRAAIQSGIRPLVLWVPVAVGLVSGLLGQGSWRTFLLWVNAESFGSTDAQFGRDLGFYAFALPALSTIVSVVSMLLVIAFLVGLVGHYLLGGIRIASQAAGTKGHISRPALVQLAVTAGLWMLVKALDYWLQRYSLLFDRNDIFTGASYTDINAQLPARIILMVIAVLVAAAFFASVLYKDLRVPVMATVLMVLSALVIGQAWPALLQQFSVNPNRQARESEYIARNIEATREAYGLTDDKVTYENNWGAEPTADGEVADDSATISNIRLLDPEILGPTFTQNQQLKNFYGFPDSLAMDRYTVDGQLRDYVVAARELDPNALQENQKDWLNRHTVYTHGNGFVAAQASIVDEAAQDAGSTRGGLPVFTVSDLQANENAAEKKDAENLGIRVDQPRVYYGPVIASAGDGLDYAVVGDVGQGPLEYDTDGTQFTYDGEGGVGIGNWVDRIAYAIKYQELNLILSDRVGGDSRILYDRDPRQRVEKVAPWLTTDQQTYPAVIDGRIKWVVDGYTTLSALPYSTRTSLQSTTVDALNPEGTDQRLVNNEVGYIRNSVKATVDAYDGSVDLYAFDEEDPVLKAWMGAFPGTVHPSSEITDDLREHLRYPEDLFKVQRELLARYHVSDPGVFFNNDAFWSVPNDPTAPEGRNELNQPPYYVVAADPKTNDPSFQLITPYRGLNREFLAAHMAVSSDPDNFGHITVRVLPTNTQTRGPKQAQDALMSSDQVARDRTLWQGSNDLKNGNLLTLPVADGEILYVEPIYSQRKDQASAFPKLLRVLVFYKDRVGYAPTVSQALNQVGIDSKEAQDISIAGEGEAKPEGDAKDGEQTAEDTASNGAPSDNKDGALNEINEALRGLEGARDGSFEEYGRALDKLDRAVENYQKLQ; translated from the coding sequence TTGGCCACGCGCCTCAACCGCCCCCGCCCGAAGCCGGGGAAATCCTCAAATAAATTTGCGATCCTCATGGGCATTATCGCCCTGGTGCTCTTCCTCGTCCCGATGATCGTCGGCCTGTACACCGACTTCCGCTGGTTCGGAGAATTGGACTACCGCGGGGTCTTCACTAAGACCATCCTCGCCCGGATTGTGCTGTTCCTCATCTTCGGTGCTCTTGGTGCCGCGATCACATGGGCCGCCGCATTCTTCGCGTGGCGCGGCCGCGAACGCGATTCGGACTTCGCGATACTCAGCGACCCGAACTCGCCGATGACGATCAATCGCGCCGCCATCCAGTCCGGCATCCGGCCGCTCGTGCTGTGGGTGCCGGTGGCCGTCGGACTTGTCAGCGGTTTGCTGGGGCAGGGCTCATGGCGCACATTCCTGCTGTGGGTGAACGCGGAGTCCTTCGGTAGCACTGATGCCCAGTTCGGCCGCGACCTTGGCTTCTATGCCTTTGCTCTGCCGGCTCTGAGCACGATCGTCAGCGTCGTGTCCATGCTGCTGGTCATCGCCTTCCTTGTCGGCCTGGTTGGCCACTACCTACTTGGCGGCATCCGCATTGCCAGCCAGGCCGCCGGCACGAAGGGCCACATTTCGCGCCCTGCGCTGGTCCAGCTCGCGGTGACTGCTGGTCTGTGGATGCTGGTCAAGGCCCTCGATTACTGGTTGCAGCGCTACAGCCTGCTGTTCGACCGCAACGACATCTTCACTGGTGCTTCTTACACCGACATCAATGCGCAGCTGCCGGCGCGCATCATCCTCATGGTGATCGCAGTGCTCGTCGCCGCGGCGTTCTTCGCGTCGGTGCTGTACAAGGATCTACGTGTGCCCGTCATGGCCACTGTGCTGATGGTCCTGTCCGCATTGGTGATCGGCCAGGCATGGCCGGCTCTGCTGCAGCAGTTCTCCGTCAACCCGAACCGTCAGGCACGCGAGTCCGAATACATCGCCCGCAATATTGAGGCCACCCGCGAGGCCTACGGGCTTACCGACGACAAGGTCACCTACGAGAACAACTGGGGCGCGGAGCCGACCGCCGACGGTGAAGTGGCTGACGATTCAGCCACGATCTCCAATATCCGCCTGCTGGACCCGGAGATCCTCGGCCCCACCTTCACGCAAAACCAGCAGCTGAAGAACTTTTACGGCTTCCCCGACAGCTTGGCCATGGACCGCTACACCGTCGACGGCCAGCTGCGCGACTACGTCGTCGCCGCGCGTGAACTCGACCCGAACGCCCTGCAGGAGAACCAGAAGGACTGGTTGAACCGCCACACCGTGTACACCCACGGCAACGGCTTCGTCGCGGCGCAGGCAAGCATCGTCGACGAGGCCGCGCAGGACGCAGGTTCCACCCGCGGTGGCCTCCCGGTCTTCACCGTGTCCGACCTGCAGGCGAATGAGAATGCCGCGGAGAAGAAGGATGCCGAGAACCTGGGTATCCGCGTCGATCAGCCGCGCGTCTACTACGGTCCGGTCATCGCTTCGGCGGGCGACGGCCTGGACTACGCCGTTGTCGGCGACGTGGGCCAGGGGCCGCTCGAGTACGACACCGACGGCACCCAGTTCACCTACGACGGAGAGGGTGGCGTGGGCATCGGCAACTGGGTTGACCGCATTGCTTACGCGATCAAGTACCAGGAGCTCAACTTGATCCTGTCCGACCGCGTCGGCGGCGATTCCCGCATCCTGTACGATCGCGACCCGCGCCAGCGCGTGGAAAAGGTCGCCCCGTGGCTCACCACCGACCAGCAGACCTACCCGGCGGTTATTGACGGCCGCATCAAGTGGGTCGTCGACGGCTACACCACCCTGTCGGCGCTGCCGTACTCCACTCGCACCTCCCTTCAGTCCACCACCGTGGACGCACTTAACCCGGAGGGAACTGACCAGCGACTGGTGAACAACGAGGTCGGTTACATCCGCAACTCTGTCAAGGCCACCGTCGATGCGTACGACGGCAGTGTGGACCTCTACGCCTTCGACGAGGAGGACCCGGTGCTCAAGGCGTGGATGGGTGCTTTCCCGGGCACCGTCCACCCGTCGTCGGAGATCACCGACGACCTGCGCGAGCACCTGCGCTACCCGGAGGACCTGTTCAAGGTTCAGCGCGAGCTGCTGGCCCGCTACCACGTGTCCGATCCAGGCGTGTTCTTCAACAACGACGCGTTCTGGTCCGTGCCGAACGATCCGACCGCACCGGAGGGACGCAACGAGCTGAACCAGCCGCCGTACTACGTGGTCGCCGCCGACCCGAAGACGAATGACCCGTCCTTCCAGCTGATCACTCCGTACCGCGGCCTGAACCGTGAGTTCCTGGCCGCCCACATGGCGGTCTCCTCGGACCCGGACAATTTCGGCCACATCACGGTCCGAGTTCTGCCGACGAACACGCAAACCCGCGGCCCGAAGCAAGCCCAGGATGCCCTGATGTCGTCCGACCAGGTCGCCCGCGACCGCACACTGTGGCAGGGTTCCAACGACCTGAAGAACGGTAACCTGCTCACGCTGCCGGTTGCCGACGGCGAGATTCTCTACGTCGAGCCGATCTACTCCCAGCGCAAGGACCAGGCGTCCGCCTTCCCGAAGCTGCTGCGCGTGCTGGTCTTCTACAAGGACCGGGTCGGTTATGCCCCGACCGTCTCCCAGGCCCTGAACCAGGTGGGCATCGACTCCAAGGAAGCCCAGGACATCAGCATCGCCGGTGAGGGTGAGGCGAAGCCCGAGGGCGACGCCAAGGACGGGGAGCAGACCGCCGAGGACACCGCCTCCAACGGTGCCCCCTCGGACAACAAGGACGGCGCACTCAACGAGATCAACGAGGCCCTCCGCGGACTCGAAGGCGCCCGCGACGGCTCCTTCGAGGAGTACGGTCGCGCCCTGGACAAGCTCGACCGTGCCGTGGAGAACTACCAGAAGCTCCAGTAG
- a CDS encoding 2,3-butanediol dehydrogenase — protein sequence MRAVRYHGQKDIRVEEIDTPVAGPGEVLIDIAWCGICGTDLHEYLDGPIFVPDKGAPHPVTGEEMPVTLGHEFSGVVAALGEGVDDIEVGQHVIVEPYVLPDDVDPKKPGPYNLHPDVNFIGLAGGGGGLSEQIAVQRRWVHPINNDVPLDEAALIEPLSVAHHGFVASGAGEGDVALIGGAGPIGLLTAAVAKAYGCTVVVSELSELRRQKALDAGVADYAIDPSSQDLKAEIQKITDGKGTDVAFECTSVNVVLDQLVDCLKLQGTLVVESIWSKKAELDIHAVVMKELTLRGIIGYAHDHPETIKLVEEGKVNLKPFITGKIGFDGVVDEGFDTLINRNETAVKILVSPEL from the coding sequence ATGAGAGCAGTTCGCTATCACGGCCAAAAAGACATCCGCGTCGAGGAGATCGACACGCCTGTCGCAGGCCCCGGCGAAGTGCTGATCGACATCGCTTGGTGCGGCATCTGCGGCACCGACCTGCACGAATACCTCGACGGCCCGATCTTCGTCCCGGATAAAGGTGCCCCGCACCCGGTGACCGGCGAGGAAATGCCCGTCACGCTCGGTCACGAGTTCTCCGGTGTGGTCGCGGCACTCGGCGAGGGCGTGGACGACATTGAGGTCGGCCAGCACGTGATTGTGGAGCCGTATGTCCTCCCCGACGATGTCGACCCGAAGAAGCCGGGTCCGTACAACCTGCACCCGGACGTCAACTTCATCGGTCTGGCCGGTGGTGGCGGCGGCCTGTCCGAGCAGATCGCGGTCCAGCGCCGCTGGGTCCATCCGATCAACAACGATGTGCCCCTCGACGAGGCGGCATTGATTGAGCCGCTGTCTGTCGCCCACCACGGTTTCGTCGCCTCCGGGGCTGGCGAAGGCGATGTGGCGCTCATCGGTGGCGCGGGTCCGATCGGCCTGCTCACGGCGGCCGTCGCTAAGGCATACGGCTGCACGGTGGTCGTCTCCGAGCTGTCGGAGCTGCGCCGCCAGAAGGCGCTCGATGCCGGCGTCGCTGACTACGCTATCGACCCGTCGTCGCAGGACCTCAAGGCCGAGATCCAGAAGATCACCGACGGCAAGGGCACCGATGTCGCCTTTGAGTGCACCTCGGTCAATGTGGTGCTCGACCAGCTCGTCGATTGCCTCAAACTGCAGGGCACGCTGGTCGTCGAATCCATCTGGTCAAAGAAGGCCGAGCTCGACATTCATGCAGTGGTAATGAAGGAGCTGACCCTGCGCGGAATCATCGGCTACGCGCACGACCACCCGGAGACCATCAAGCTGGTCGAAGAGGGCAAGGTCAACCTCAAGCCGTTCATCACCGGCAAGATCGGCTTCGATGGCGTCGTCGACGAGGGCTTCGACACCCTGATCAACCGCAACGAGACCGCGGTGAAGATCCTGGTGTCGCCGGAGCTCTAA
- a CDS encoding AMP-binding protein — MSKYTLHPDTDHGVPKKEIIRQFFYFLKVIRKNNIFELGSVADVKADARTIKRFGSLESGGLANTARRHPERLGLVDDDGELTYYEFYDRVVRLATGLMQNGVRDGGNLAVLALNGRASIFPLCARQFVGYHIFMINANSSGPQIERVLEFHEVETLIVDQSFYDRLTDKTKENCTVIIGHIDDPGMLPADALTMDQVIESGSTDLDLLPEKPTKSQHVVMTSGTTGMPKGVIRRQLKSPQGIGPLLGTVPWRRGMSVLLTGVLFHFYGWGNMLMCIFTGSTIVTQRNFDSSKALEQFEKYDINAWISSASRLREMIAHLDRNATDRVDGLEFITSSGSPLTSYEVEKVNEKFGKVFHNCYGSTETSGLAISDADELAADPTLTGTIHPGSVIEIRDDDGTLLPDGEIGEIFAGAYDMFVGYTDPSIEIKTNNNLLRMGDRGYRRGNRLYVKGRADDLVITQYGEKIFPSEIEDLLVRDERIDDVHVHGVSDPHYGQALRAYVIREDGVTANELDDVEVRRIVTAGLSDAHAPRDVFFVADFPRNPMGKVIRPELPGQSTV; from the coding sequence ATGTCTAAATACACTCTTCACCCCGATACCGACCACGGGGTACCAAAAAAGGAAATCATACGTCAATTTTTCTACTTCTTGAAAGTCATCCGAAAGAACAACATCTTCGAGCTCGGCTCTGTCGCCGATGTCAAAGCAGATGCTAGAACCATTAAGCGTTTTGGCTCGCTTGAAAGCGGCGGCCTTGCCAACACCGCTCGGCGTCATCCAGAACGCCTGGGGCTTGTAGATGACGACGGAGAGCTGACCTACTACGAGTTCTATGACCGTGTGGTACGGCTGGCTACTGGTTTGATGCAAAATGGGGTCCGCGATGGAGGTAACCTAGCCGTCTTGGCTTTGAATGGTCGTGCTTCCATTTTCCCACTGTGCGCCCGCCAGTTCGTCGGCTATCACATCTTCATGATCAACGCTAATAGTTCTGGACCCCAGATCGAACGGGTTCTAGAATTCCACGAGGTGGAAACCCTCATTGTCGATCAGAGTTTCTACGACCGGCTCACCGACAAGACCAAAGAGAATTGCACCGTCATCATCGGGCATATCGACGACCCCGGAATGCTTCCAGCAGATGCCCTTACAATGGACCAGGTCATCGAGAGCGGTTCCACAGATCTCGATCTTCTACCTGAAAAACCTACTAAGTCACAGCATGTGGTAATGACATCAGGAACGACGGGCATGCCTAAGGGTGTAATCCGAAGGCAGCTGAAGTCCCCCCAAGGGATCGGACCCCTGCTTGGAACCGTCCCGTGGCGGAGAGGTATGTCCGTTCTATTAACCGGGGTGCTGTTCCACTTTTACGGGTGGGGCAATATGCTCATGTGCATCTTCACCGGTTCAACAATCGTTACGCAGCGGAACTTCGATTCTTCTAAGGCTCTTGAACAGTTCGAAAAGTACGACATCAATGCTTGGATCAGTTCAGCCTCTCGTTTACGAGAGATGATCGCTCACCTCGACCGGAACGCAACCGACCGAGTAGACGGTCTAGAATTCATCACTTCTTCCGGTAGCCCACTAACCTCATACGAGGTCGAGAAAGTAAATGAGAAGTTCGGAAAAGTTTTCCACAACTGCTACGGGTCAACCGAGACCTCAGGGTTAGCCATCTCCGATGCTGATGAGCTAGCCGCAGATCCGACACTCACAGGCACTATTCACCCCGGTTCAGTTATCGAAATTCGTGATGACGACGGCACTCTTCTACCGGACGGTGAAATCGGCGAAATTTTCGCCGGCGCATACGATATGTTTGTTGGCTACACTGACCCTTCAATCGAGATCAAGACCAACAACAATCTTTTGCGAATGGGTGATCGCGGCTATCGACGCGGTAATCGGCTTTACGTTAAAGGTCGAGCAGATGACCTTGTAATCACACAGTATGGCGAGAAAATCTTCCCTTCGGAGATTGAGGATCTCCTCGTTCGGGACGAAAGGATTGACGATGTCCATGTTCATGGTGTCTCAGATCCTCACTATGGGCAAGCTCTGCGAGCCTACGTAATTCGTGAGGACGGGGTAACCGCAAACGAACTCGACGACGTGGAAGTGCGACGAATCGTGACGGCTGGTCTTTCAGATGCTCATGCACCGAGAGATGTATTCTTTGTGGCCGATTTCCCGCGCAACCCGATGGGCAAAGTGATCCGGCCTGAACTTCCCGGACAATCTACCGTTTAA